The following are from one region of the Candidatus Methylomirabilota bacterium genome:
- a CDS encoding Trm112 family protein: MDEELRAILACPACKGDLLFEDTRIICPACRKAYPIRDGIPVMLIGEAEPWTPTK; the protein is encoded by the coding sequence ATCGACGAGGAGCTACGCGCCATCCTGGCCTGCCCCGCCTGCAAGGGCGATCTCCTGTTCGAGGACACCCGCATCATCTGCCCGGCGTGCCGCAAGGCCTATCCCATCCGCGACGGGATCCCCGTCATGCTGATCGGCGAGGCGGAGCCCTGGACGCCGACCAAGTAA
- a CDS encoding NAD-dependent epimerase/dehydratase family protein yields the protein MRVLVTGGAGFIGSHVVDALLGAGHTVSVVDNLATGNPAWLAGKPVTLHAMDLRSARLGDVFHKERPEAVAHLAAQASVGRSVADPGFDASVNLVGGLNLLECCRRAGVQRIIYSASSAGYGDTEVIPTPEDHPSRPSSPYGVSKAAMEQYIVALGALHGWTALSLRYANVYGPRQNPAGEAGVVAIFCTRLLDGVPCQINGDGKQTRDYVYVADVAAANLAALERPRLTGGLNIGTGSETTVLELHKRLCNAVGLDAAFVHARARPGEQRRSCLDAARAARELGWRPAVSLDEGLALTYGFFKKERSR from the coding sequence GGTCGATAACCTCGCCACCGGCAATCCCGCCTGGCTCGCCGGTAAGCCGGTCACCCTCCACGCCATGGACCTCCGCAGCGCGCGCCTCGGCGACGTGTTCCACAAGGAGCGGCCCGAGGCGGTCGCGCATCTGGCCGCCCAGGCCTCGGTGGGCCGCTCGGTGGCGGATCCCGGCTTCGATGCCAGCGTGAACCTGGTCGGCGGGCTCAATCTCCTCGAGTGCTGCCGACGCGCGGGCGTCCAGCGCATCATCTACTCCGCGAGCAGCGCCGGCTACGGCGACACCGAGGTCATTCCCACGCCGGAGGATCATCCCTCGCGGCCCTCCTCGCCCTACGGCGTCTCGAAGGCCGCGATGGAGCAGTACATCGTCGCGCTGGGCGCGCTGCACGGCTGGACGGCGCTGTCGCTGCGCTACGCCAACGTCTACGGGCCCCGCCAGAATCCCGCCGGCGAGGCCGGGGTGGTCGCGATCTTCTGCACCCGACTGCTCGACGGGGTGCCGTGCCAGATCAACGGCGACGGCAAGCAGACGCGGGACTACGTCTACGTGGCCGACGTGGCGGCGGCGAACCTCGCGGCGCTGGAGCGGCCGCGCCTCACCGGCGGCCTCAACATCGGCACCGGCAGCGAGACCACCGTCCTCGAATTGCACAAACGCCTCTGTAACGCCGTCGGCCTCGACGCCGCCTTCGTGCACGCGCGGGCCCGGCCCGGCGAGCAGCGCCGGAGTTGTCTCGACGCCGCGCGCGCCGCGCGCGAGCTCGGCTGGCGCCCGGCGGTGTCGCTGGACGAGGGGCTCGCCCTCACCTACGGATTCTTCAAGAAGGAGCGCTCGCGATGA